A window from Phoenix dactylifera cultivar Barhee BC4 unplaced genomic scaffold, palm_55x_up_171113_PBpolish2nd_filt_p 000578F, whole genome shotgun sequence encodes these proteins:
- the LOC103717936 gene encoding 3-ketoacyl-CoA thiolase 2, peroxisomal — protein sequence MEKAIGRQRVLLQHLHPSSGSDDHPTLSTSICAAGDSAAYQRSSCFGDDVVIVAACRTAICKSKRGGFKDTHPEDLLAPVLKALLDKTKLNPSEVGDIVVGTVLAPGSQRAIECRMAAFYAGFPETVPLRTVNRQCSSGLQAVADIAASIKAGFYDIGIAAGMESMTVNSVGRIVPVNPRAEMFAQARDCLLPMGMTSEIVAQRYGVTRQEQDQAAVESHRRAAAATAAGKFKEEIIPVTTKIVDPKSGEEKQVTISVDDGVRPDTSMSVLAKLKPAFKKDGSTTAGNASQVSDGAGAVLLMRKDVAMQKGFPILGVFRSFAAVGVDPAVMGIGPAVAIPAAVKAAGLQIDDIDLFEINEAFASQFVYCCKKLELDPSKVNVNGGAIALGHPLGATGARSVSTLLNEMKRRGKDCRFGVISMCIGSGMGAAAVFERGDVVDQLSNVRRIQSNNLLSKDAM from the exons atggaaaaagcCATCGGCAGGCAAAGAGTCCTCCTCCAGCATCTCCATCCCTCCTCCGGATCTGACGATCATCCGACGCTCTCT ACTTCGATTTGTGCTGCTGGGGACAGCGCGGCGTACCAGAGGAGTTCTTGCTTCGGAGACGATGTTGTTATCGTCGC TGCTTGTCGTACTGCAATTTGTAAGTCCAAACGAGGGGGCTTTAAGGATACACATCCTGAGGACCTGTTAGCACCTGTTCTTAAG GCATTGTTGGATAAGACCAAACTTAACCCAAGTGAAGTTGGTGATATCGTTGTTGGTACTGTATTGGCACCTGGATCCCAGAGAGCAATTGAATGCAGGATGGCAGCATTTTATGCGGGTTTCCCTG AAACTGTTCCTCTCAGAACTGTGAACCGACAATGTTCGTCTGGACTTCAGGCTGTTGCTGATATTGCTGCTTCTATTAAAGCTGGATTTTATGATATTG GTATTGCAGCTGGGATGGAATCTATGACTGTAAATTCAGTTGGCAGGATTGTGCCAGTTAATCCCAGA GCAGAGATGTTTGCACAAGCCCGAGACTGCCTTCTTCCCATGGGCATGACTTCTGAGATTGTTGCACAGCGTTATGGCGTAACACGACAGGAGCAAGATCAGGCTGCT GTTGAATCTCATAGGCGGGCAGCTGCAGCAACTGCTGCCGGCAAATTTAAGGAAGAAATCATTCCAGTAACTACAAAG ATTGTAGACCCAAAATCTGGAGAGGAAAAGCAAGTCACAATTTCTGTTGATGATGGAGTTCGGCCAGACACATCAATGTCTGTTCTTGCAAAACTCAAACCTGCATTTAAGAAAGATGGAAGCACAACTGCTG GCAATGCTAGTCAAGTGAGTGATGGTGCTGGAGCAGTGCTTCTCATGAGAAAAGATGTTGCAATGCAAAAGGGGTTTCCCATACTTGGAGTATTCAG GAGTTTTGCTGCGGTTGGAGTGGATCCTGCTGTAATGGGCATCGGTCCTGCTGTTGCAATACCTGCTGCGGTGAAAGCTGCTGGTCTTCAGATTGATGATATTGACCTTTTTGAAATTAATGAG GCATTTGCCTCCCAATTTGTATATTGCTGCAAAAAGCTGGAGCTAGACCCTTCAAAAGTAAATGTTAATGGTGGTGCTATCGCTCTTGGACATCCATTGGGTGCTACAG GTGCCCGCTCTGTGAGCACTCTTCTAAACGAGATGAAGCGCAGAGGCAAGGACTGCCGGTTTGGAGTGATTTCTATGTGCATAG GTTCCGGGATGGGAGCTGCAGCTGTTTTTGAGCGAGGAGATGTGGTAGATCAGCTCAGTAATGTCAGGAGGATCCAGTCTAACAACCTGTTATCCAAGGATGCCATGTAG
- the LOC103717948 gene encoding auxin-responsive protein IAA10-like, with protein sequence MSTVSKGRPAAVAEESEGDMVEKDYVCLSEESSSCYVGGKGDDGGAEDEEEELELGLSLGAKKATGGGGNRGGAPWRDYCRILTAEDFPSLVSRASPLSSSSSVSSSATLVGGGSAGGAASRRVIVSGLPDAAGSANPPPSTQMVVGWPPIRAYRMNSIVNQSKDNASSNAAVTTTPKKTNEKSKNITKEVIAKELEKKGGLAGNSLFVKVNMDGDAIGRKVDLNAHRSYETLAGALEAMFHKPTSALGASILVGGSGTSKLHDGSSEFLLTYEDKDGDWMLVGDVPWGMFLSTVKRLRIVRTSDTSGGLAPRLRSSKSSGGLGNVP encoded by the exons ATGTCGACGGTGTCGAaggggcggccggcggcggtggcggaggaGTCGGAAGGGGACATGGTGGAGAAGGACTACGTGTGTCTTTCGGAGGAGAGCTCCTCGTGCTACGTCGGCGGCAAGGGCGACGACGGCGGAGCCgaggatgaagaggaggagCTGGAGCTGGGACTGAGCCTGGGGGCCAAGAAGGCTACTGGCGGAGGCGGGAACCGGGGAGGGGCGCCGTGGCGGGACTACTGTAGGATTCTCACCGCCGAGGACTTCCCGTCGCTGGTGTCGCGCGCTTCGCCGctgtcttcctcctcctccgtctcctcTTCGGCGACGCTGGTCGGCGGCGGTAGCGCCGGTGGCGCTGCGTCTCGGAGGGTTATAGTATCCGGTTTGCCGGATGCCGCGGGGTCCGCCAATCCACCACCCAG CACTCAGATGGTGGTGGGATGGCCACCTATAAGAGCATACAGGATGAACAGCATAGTTAACCAATCCAAAGATAATGCATCCTCAAATGCTGCAGTAACGACAACCCCCAAGAAGACCAATGAAAAGAGCAAAAACATTACAAAAGAAGTAATTGCTAAGGAACTTGAAAAGAAAGGGGGGCTTGCTGGGAATTCTCTCTTTGTCAAGGTGAACATGGATGGGGATGCCATCGGGAGGAAGGTCGATCTCAATGCCCATCGGTCCTATGAAACACTTGCAGGAGCACTTGAGGCCATGTTTCACAAACCAACATCAGCACTTGGTGCTTCCATAT TGGTAGGTGGCTCAGGGACCTCAAAGTTGCATGATGGCTCCTCTGAGTTCTTACTAACATACGAGGACAAGGATGGAGACTGGATGTTGGTTGGAGATGTTCCATGGGG AATGTTTTTGAGCACCGTCAAGAGACTTAGAATCGTGAGGACCTCCGACACCAGTGGGGGGCTTG CACCAAGGCTTCGTTCCTCCAAGTCCAGTGGTGGACTAGGAAACGTTCCCTAG
- the LOC103717947 gene encoding uncharacterized protein LOC103717947, producing the protein MWGRRLASLPSLLHKKASSSGGGLFSISTDAAEVAGTGGKKQSSFARRAVPIVLISLTGGVALSTLNDLAIFHGCTSKAIEKASQNQKIVEALGEPIVRGPWYDATLAVGHRRHTVSCTFPVSGPQGTGIFQLKAVRSGEDTWFSFLRHNEWDILIMEALLNVPSDNGSHRTFRVSLSDSMVPPPPLECKECRASELPKPDK; encoded by the exons ATGTGGGGGAGGAGGCTGGCGTCGCTCCCTTCTCTCCTTCATAAGAAGGCTTCTTCTTCCGGCGGAGGCCTCTTCTCGATCTCCACGGACGCGGCGGAGGTGGCGGGAACGGGTGGCAAGAAACAGAGCTCCTTTGCTCGCCGGGCCGTCCCCATCGTTTTGATCAGCCTCACCGGAGGCGTCGCTCTCAGCACCCTCAACGACCTGGCCATCTTCCATGGCTGCACCAG CAAGGCAATCGAAAAGGCAAGTCAGAATCAAAAAATTGTAGAAGCTCTTGGTGAGCCAATTGTAAGAGGTCCCTGGTATGATGCTACTCTTGCAGTTGGTCACAGAAGGCATACTGTATCTTGCACATTTCCTGTGTCCGGGCCACAGGGAACCGGCATTTTCCAGCTGAAGGCTGTTCGTTCTGGAG AGGACACTTGGTTTTCATTTTTGCGACACAATGAGTGGGACATACTAATCATGGAGGCCCTCCTCAATGTCCCTTCAGACAACGGGAGTCATCGTACATTTAGAGTAAGTCTCTCCGACAGTATGGTGCCCCCACCTCCGCTGGAGTGCAAGGAATGCAGGGCTTCAGAATTGCCGAAACCGGATAAGTGA